A window from Saprospiraceae bacterium encodes these proteins:
- a CDS encoding bifunctional (p)ppGpp synthetase/guanosine-3',5'-bis(diphosphate) 3'-pyrophosphohydrolase, whose translation MPVGTAINENELKQVRAKFDTLLEVMEPSLQDGDKSYLEKAYNLAVDAHKYQRRKSGEPYIFHPIEVARICFEEIGLGPTAIVCALLHDVVEDTPVTLEDIKEQFGPKVTVIVDGLTKLDGTYDIDVSESPQAENFKKVLSTLIVDVRVVLIKMADRLHNLRTIDAQAKHKQLKIAAETEYIYTPLAHRLGLYNIKTEFQDICLRITDPQTYEEISHKLSDTDQARNKYIEEFIKPLEDELQHLGVPFRVLGRCKAISSIYNKIKENKVTFEEIFDIFAVRIIIDVPTDKEKSFCWQIYSIITDVYKPIPERLKDWVTTPKGNGYESLHTTVIGPKGRYVEVQIRSDRMDEIAERGFAAHWKYKGIKKQENVYDHWLDNIREILDAKHSNAMEFINDFKTNLFSEEVYVFTPKGEMRIVPKGATALDFAFEIHTDVGYHASAIKVNNKLVPMGYKLNNGDQVHIVTNKNQKPNEDWLKMVITGKARSKIRSAMKEERRKIGEFGKEALERKLKNLKIDFEDNVDTITKNLGFKTRIDLYYALSQDEARITDIKNYTIENGKIVFKKEEEDETKSAPVAEELKKLQRPSKTNKSNILVNGEPADMYQYSLASCCNPVQGDEIFAYLTANQGLKIHRTSCSNATHILANFGYRVLKADWEDSVNSNFIVELVVTGVDSGPGVIQMLTNELSNKLGINIKTFSMEGKEGFYEGKIGIVVLNKDQLNIVVQALEKLPGVSSVVRTDRAYK comes from the coding sequence ATGCCAGTCGGTACAGCGATCAATGAAAATGAGTTAAAGCAGGTAAGGGCAAAATTTGATACTTTACTTGAGGTCATGGAACCAAGTCTTCAGGATGGTGATAAGTCATATCTTGAAAAGGCCTACAACCTCGCTGTGGATGCACATAAGTATCAACGTCGCAAATCAGGGGAACCTTACATATTTCATCCCATTGAAGTTGCCAGAATTTGCTTTGAAGAAATAGGGCTTGGACCTACGGCCATTGTTTGTGCATTGTTGCATGATGTAGTGGAAGACACACCAGTCACTCTGGAAGATATCAAAGAACAGTTCGGGCCTAAAGTGACAGTCATCGTGGACGGTCTCACAAAACTCGATGGAACTTACGATATCGATGTATCGGAGTCTCCTCAGGCTGAAAATTTCAAAAAAGTATTGAGCACACTTATCGTTGATGTCAGAGTTGTCCTGATCAAAATGGCTGACCGATTGCATAATCTGCGCACGATAGACGCACAGGCGAAACACAAGCAACTCAAGATAGCAGCAGAGACCGAGTATATTTATACCCCGTTGGCTCACAGGTTGGGATTGTACAACATCAAAACAGAATTTCAGGATATTTGTCTCCGTATTACCGACCCCCAAACCTACGAAGAGATCAGCCACAAACTCAGCGATACTGACCAGGCAAGAAATAAATACATTGAGGAGTTTATCAAACCACTGGAGGATGAACTCCAGCATCTCGGAGTGCCATTCAGGGTTTTGGGCAGGTGTAAAGCGATATCTTCTATATACAATAAGATCAAGGAGAATAAGGTCACGTTTGAGGAGATCTTTGATATTTTTGCTGTGAGGATCATTATAGATGTACCGACGGACAAAGAAAAAAGTTTTTGCTGGCAAATATATTCTATCATTACAGATGTGTATAAGCCCATACCCGAACGACTCAAGGATTGGGTGACAACACCCAAAGGCAATGGTTATGAATCGCTACACACGACCGTCATAGGTCCCAAGGGAAGATATGTAGAGGTACAAATCCGTAGCGATCGTATGGATGAAATTGCTGAAAGAGGTTTTGCTGCTCACTGGAAATATAAGGGCATCAAAAAACAGGAAAACGTATATGATCACTGGCTTGATAACATCAGAGAAATTCTGGATGCCAAACACTCCAATGCTATGGAGTTTATCAATGACTTTAAGACCAACTTATTCAGCGAAGAAGTCTATGTATTTACTCCGAAAGGTGAAATGCGTATCGTGCCAAAAGGAGCTACAGCATTGGATTTTGCATTTGAAATACACACTGATGTGGGATATCATGCTTCGGCAATCAAGGTAAACAATAAACTGGTACCCATGGGCTACAAGCTCAATAATGGGGATCAGGTACACATAGTCACCAATAAAAATCAGAAACCCAATGAAGATTGGCTCAAAATGGTGATCACAGGCAAGGCGAGATCAAAAATCCGCTCTGCTATGAAAGAAGAGCGACGTAAGATAGGAGAGTTTGGTAAAGAAGCACTCGAACGAAAACTCAAGAACCTTAAGATTGACTTTGAAGACAACGTGGACACAATAACCAAAAATCTTGGATTTAAGACGCGCATTGATTTATACTATGCATTGTCTCAGGATGAAGCACGGATCACAGATATCAAAAATTACACTATTGAAAATGGTAAGATAGTGTTTAAAAAAGAGGAAGAGGATGAGACCAAATCAGCACCTGTCGCCGAAGAACTAAAAAAACTGCAAAGACCGTCCAAAACCAACAAGTCCAATATTCTGGTCAACGGCGAGCCCGCAGATATGTATCAGTATTCGCTGGCTAGTTGCTGCAATCCCGTACAAGGTGATGAAATATTTGCCTATCTTACAGCTAATCAAGGACTTAAAATCCATAGAACTTCATGTTCTAATGCAACACATATTTTAGCAAATTTTGGATACAGAGTCCTCAAAGCAGATTGGGAAGACTCTGTCAACTCCAATTTTATAGTAGAATTGGTAGTCACAGGTGTGGATTCAGGGCCAGGCGTGATCCAAATGCTGACCAATGAACTTTCCAACAAACTAGGCATCAACATCAAGACCTTCAGTATGGAGGGCAAAGAAGGTTTTTATGAAGGGAAAATCGGCATTGTTGTATTGAACAAAGACCAGCTCAATATCGTTGTACAAGCAT